One part of the Ornithodoros turicata isolate Travis chromosome 2, ASM3712646v1, whole genome shotgun sequence genome encodes these proteins:
- the LOC135384759 gene encoding uncharacterized protein LOC135384759: protein MTAPQPNPTGLLGQESLPPATPSPGLNAVSIKIPPFWPADPILWFANIEAQFILRGVTTQLTKFYHVVGALGPNEAAEVRDIITVPPADHPYDALKTALTRRTTASEQERLRQLLTAEVLGDRRPSQLLRRMQQLLGDRASALDDSILRELFLQRLPNTVRMILTTSTAVSLEALAEMADKIMDIAPPTISAVSSQPHAVSPLSATPTMSDFQILRDEVARLTDMVSTLRFNRRSTTPRHRSPRRSSRRRSPSNRSPSPNPGECWYHQTFGASARNCRPPCTYPGNGAVSN from the coding sequence ATGACCGCTCCGCAGCCCAACCCTACAGGACTTCTCGGGCAGGAATCCCTTCCACCGGCAACGCCATCGCCAGGCCTTAACGCAGTTTCCATCAAGATTCCCCCGTTCTGGCCCGCCGACCCCATTCTTTGGTTCGCTAACATCGAGGCGCAATTCATACTCCGAGGTGTTACCACCCAGCTAACCAAATTTTACCACGTTGTCGGCGCCCTCGGACCTAATGAAGCAGCTGAGGTGCGTGACATTATCACCGTGCCTCCTGCAGACCACCCGTACGACGCCCTCAAGACAGCTCTGACCCGGCGCACCACCGCGTCTGAACAGGAGCGCCTGAGGCAACTCCTCACCGCTGAAGTCCTCGGTGACAGAAGGCCGTCCCAGCTGCTCcgacgaatgcaacaactcttGGGCGACCGCGCTTCAGCACTGGACGATTCCATCTTGCGCGAGCTATTTTTGCAGCGGCTCCCGAACACTGTGCGCATGATTCTAACGACCTCCACCGCAGTCTCCCTCGAAGCCCTGGCCGAGATGGCTGATAAGATAATGGACATCGCACCGCCAACCATTTCTGCGGTATCATCGCAACCCCACGCGGTTTCCCCACTTTCGGCCACTCCCACGATGTCAGACTTCCAGATCCTTCGTGACGAGGTCGCGCGGCTGACCGACATGGTTTCGACTTTACGTTTCAACCGCCGCTCCACAACACCCAGGCATCGTAGTCCTCGTCGAAGCAGTCGGCGCCGCAGCCCCTCCAACCGCTCACCGTCCCCCAACCCAGGCGAGTGCTGGTACCACCAGACTTTCGGAGCCAGTGCACGCAACTGCAGGCCTCCCTGCACCTACCCGGGAAACGGGGCAGTCAGCAACTGA